One Xylanivirga thermophila DNA segment encodes these proteins:
- the rpmA gene encoding 50S ribosomal protein L27 — protein sequence MFKMDLQLFAHKKGVGSSRNGRDSEAKRLGVKKGDGQFVLAGNILVRQRGTKIYPGANVAKGKDDTLFSLVDGVVKFERKGKDKKQVSVYSKDEMVALQ from the coding sequence ATGTTTAAAATGGATCTTCAATTGTTTGCCCACAAAAAGGGAGTCGGTAGTTCCAGAAATGGACGTGATAGCGAAGCAAAACGCTTAGGAGTGAAAAAGGGTGATGGTCAATTTGTTCTAGCAGGTAATATCCTAGTTAGACAGAGGGGAACTAAAATATACCCTGGAGCAAATGTTGCAAAGGGCAAAGATGATACCCTTTTCTCTTTAGTGGACGGCGTGGTTAAATTTGAACGTAAAGGAAAAGATAAAAAACAAGTTAGCGTATATTCAAAGGACGAAATGGTCGCTTTGCAATAA